The Aureispira anguillae genome contains a region encoding:
- a CDS encoding tetratricopeptide repeat protein yields the protein MKYYYILFLSLLSCSLIQAQSEHSALLNGTVAYQKGDFETAEKNFQKALEQNSNSLKGNFNLGNSLFKRQKYDEAATYYQNAATQTEDQQQKAQALYNLGNTRLAQAQKNMQQQGQGPAMLNEQGQKQLGEAIDAYKNALRSNAQDYDAKNNLATAYKLLRQQQQQQQQQNKNQQKEQDQQKEQDQNKNQEQDQKNQQDQQKEQDQQENESENKPIDNQSKQEGKAIDLQELTKDEVDRLLEIIEQDDKKVQEKLMKRKRAKNKNPEKAW from the coding sequence ATGAAGTATTATTATATCTTATTTCTATCCCTGCTTTCCTGTAGCCTTATTCAGGCACAATCCGAACATTCTGCGTTATTAAATGGAACGGTTGCTTATCAAAAAGGAGATTTTGAAACGGCTGAAAAAAATTTCCAAAAAGCCTTAGAACAAAACAGCAATTCTTTAAAGGGCAACTTTAATTTAGGGAATTCTTTGTTTAAACGCCAAAAATATGATGAGGCGGCAACTTATTACCAAAATGCAGCAACTCAAACCGAAGATCAACAGCAAAAAGCTCAAGCACTGTACAACTTAGGTAATACTCGTCTGGCTCAAGCACAAAAAAATATGCAACAACAGGGGCAAGGACCTGCTATGCTCAATGAACAGGGACAGAAACAACTTGGCGAAGCTATTGATGCTTACAAAAATGCATTGCGAAGCAATGCCCAAGATTACGATGCTAAAAATAACCTAGCAACTGCTTATAAATTATTGCGTCAACAGCAACAGCAGCAACAACAGCAAAATAAAAATCAGCAGAAAGAACAAGATCAACAAAAGGAGCAAGACCAAAACAAAAATCAAGAGCAAGATCAAAAAAATCAGCAAGACCAGCAGAAAGAACAAGATCAACAAGAAAATGAGTCTGAGAATAAGCCGATTGACAATCAAAGCAAACAAGAGGGGAAAGCCATTGATCTTCAAGAATTAACAAAAGATGAAGTAGATCGATTATTGGAAATCATAGAGCAAGATGACAAAAAGGTGCAAGAAAAGCTAATGAAGCGCAAACGAGCAAAAAATAAAAACCCTGAAAAGGCTTGGTAA
- a CDS encoding methylated-DNA--[protein]-cysteine S-methyltransferase, whose product MKTYYNSPIGRFVITGSMQKITSIRIDDTVQNFSGQLAPYMMQCVKELDAYFNEGLEQFSVELDLSQGTKFQQQVWNELLNIPYGRTSTYLKIAEKVSSKRAVRAVGRCVGNNPFAIIAPCHRVIGTDGSLTGFAYGLEAKRLLLELEKSKLYGKQNKLF is encoded by the coding sequence ATGAAAACGTATTATAATTCTCCCATTGGACGTTTTGTCATTACAGGAAGTATGCAAAAAATAACGTCTATTCGTATTGATGATACTGTCCAGAATTTTTCGGGGCAGTTAGCTCCTTATATGATGCAATGCGTTAAAGAATTAGATGCTTATTTTAATGAAGGGCTTGAACAGTTTAGTGTTGAGTTAGATTTATCTCAAGGCACCAAGTTTCAGCAACAAGTATGGAATGAATTGCTTAATATTCCGTATGGTAGAACAAGTACCTATTTAAAAATTGCCGAAAAAGTAAGCTCAAAACGAGCAGTTCGTGCAGTTGGGCGTTGTGTTGGAAACAATCCATTTGCTATTATAGCGCCTTGCCACCGTGTTATTGGAACCGATGGTAGTTTAACGGGTTTTGCGTATGGTTTAGAGGCAAAACGATTATTGCTAGAATTAGAAAAATCTAAATTATACGGCAAACAAAATAAATTGTTTTAA
- a CDS encoding YbjN domain-containing protein — MLKKYYSTVEQAIHKIGLEPAKFRGEQEGEWTLHRGEYTIWIDVWNDPIEKVVYLQVVAPVMEIPEESQAVLFRELLQINLQLCGVAFSVHGEKVVLKGTRVAEGLDVEEAYAMIMLISKYVSNFSPMLFKRYFNSGEPGIPPR, encoded by the coding sequence ATGTTAAAAAAATATTATAGTACCGTTGAACAGGCTATTCATAAAATAGGTTTAGAACCTGCTAAATTTAGAGGAGAGCAAGAAGGAGAATGGACCTTACACCGAGGAGAATATACAATTTGGATTGATGTTTGGAATGACCCTATTGAAAAGGTCGTTTACTTACAGGTAGTCGCCCCAGTAATGGAAATTCCTGAAGAATCACAAGCAGTTTTGTTTAGGGAGTTGCTACAAATCAATTTGCAGCTTTGTGGCGTGGCGTTCTCTGTTCATGGAGAAAAAGTAGTACTAAAAGGTACTAGAGTAGCAGAAGGGCTAGATGTTGAAGAAGCGTATGCAATGATTATGTTAATCAGTAAATACGTTAGCAATTTTTCTCCAATGTTATTCAAACGCTATTTTAATAGTGGAGAACCAGGAATTCCTCCAAGATAA